In one window of Ovis aries strain OAR_USU_Benz2616 breed Rambouillet chromosome 3, ARS-UI_Ramb_v3.0, whole genome shotgun sequence DNA:
- the DYRK2 gene encoding dual specificity tyrosine-phosphorylation-regulated kinase 2 isoform X2, protein MNDHLHVSSHGQIQVQQLFEDNSNKRTVLTTQPNGLTTVGKTGLPVVPERQLESIHRRQGSSTSLKSLEGMGKVKATPMTPEQAMKQYMQKLTSFEHHEIFSYPEIYFLGPNAKKRQGMTGGPNNGGYDDDQGSYVQVPHDHVAYRYEVLKVIGKGSFGQVVKAYDHKVHQHVALKMVRNEKRFHRQAAEEIRILEHLRKQDKDNTMNVIHMLENFTFRNHICMTFELLSMNLYELIKKNKFQGFSLPLVRKFAHSILQCLDALHKNRIIHCDLKPENILLKQQGRSGIKVIDFGSSCYEHQRVYTYIQSRFYRAPEVILGARYGMPIDMWSLGCILAELLTGYPLLPGEDEGDQLACMIELLGMPSQKLLDASKRAKNFVSSKGYPRYCTVTTLSDGSVVLNGGRSRRGKLRGPPESREWGNALKGCDDPLFLDFLKQCLEWDPAVRMTPGQALRHPWLRRRLPKPPTGEKTSVKRITESTGAITSISKLPPPSSSASKLRTNLAQMTDANGNIQQRTVLPKLVS, encoded by the coding sequence ATGAATGACCACCTACACGTCAGCAGCCACGGACAGATCCAGGTTCAGCAGCTGTTTGAGGATAACAGTAACAAGCGGACAGTGCTCACGACACAACCAAATGGGCTTACCACGGTGGGCAAAACGGGGTTGCCCGTGGTGCCGGAGCGGCAGCTGGAGAGCATCCACAGACGGCAGGGGAGTTCCACCTCTCTGAAGTCTCTGGAAGGCATGGGGAAGGTGAAAGCCACACCCATGACGCCTGAGCAAGCAATGAAGCAATACATGCAAAAACTAACCAGCTTTGAACACCATGAGATTTTCAGCTACCCTGAAATATATTTCTTGGGTCCAAATGCAAAGAAGCGCCAGGGCATGACAGGCGGGCCCAACAACGGTGGCTACGATGACGACCAGGGATCCTACGTGCAGGTGCCCCACGATCACGTGGCTTACAGGTACGAGGTCCTCAAGGTCATTGGGAAGGGGAGCTTTGGGCAGGTGGTCAAGGCCTATGACCACAAAGTCCACCAGCACGTGGCCCTGAAGATGGTGCGGAACGAGAAGCGCTTCCACCGGCAGGCGGCCGAGGAGATCCGCATCCTGGAGCATCTGCGCAAGCAGGACAAGGACAACACCATGAACGTCATCCACATGCTGGAGAACTTCACCTTCCGCAACCACATCTGCATGACGTTCGAGCTGCTCAGCATGAACCTCTATGAGCTCATCAAGAAGAACAAGTTCCAGGGCTTTAGTCTGCCTCTGGTTCGCAAGTTCGCCCACTCCATCCTGCAGTGCCTGGACGCTTTGCACAAAAACAGGATAATTCACTGTGACTTGAAGCCTGAGAACATTTTGTTGAAGCAGCAGGGTAGAAGCGGGATTAAAGTGATTGATTTTGGCTCCAGTTGTTACGAGCACCAGCGGGTCTACACATACATCCAATCCCGTTTCTACCGGGCCCCGGAAGTGATCCTCGGCGCCAGGTATGGCATGCCCATCGACATGTGGAGCCTGGGCTGCATCCTCGCAGAGCTCCTGACTGGTTACCCTCTCTTGCCTGGGGAGGATGAAGGGGACCAGCTGGCCTGTATGATTGAACTGCTGGGCATGCCCTCCCAGAAACTGCTGGATGCATCCAAACGAGCCAAAAATTTTGTGAGCTCCAAGGGTTATCCCCGTTACTGCACTGTCACGACTCTCTCAGATGGCTCTGTGGTTCTCAATGGTGGCCGCTCCCGGAGAGGGAAACTGAGGGGCCCACCAGAGAGCAGAGAGTGGGGGAATGCACTGAAGGGGTGTGACGATCCCCTCTTCCTTGACTTCTTAAAACAGTGTTTAGAATGGGATCCTGCAGTTCGCATGACCCCTGGCCAGGCTTTGCGGCACCCCTGGCTGAGGAGGCGGCTGCCAAAGCCTCCGACGGGGGAGAAGACGTCTGTGAAGAGGATCACCGAGAGCACTGGTGCTATCACATCCATTTCCAAGTTACCTCCACCTTCCAGCTCAGCTTCCAAACTGAGGACTAATCTGGCACAGATGACAGATGCCAATGGGAATATTCAGCAGAGGACAGTATTGCCAAAACTGGTTAGCTGA
- the DYRK2 gene encoding dual specificity tyrosine-phosphorylation-regulated kinase 2 isoform X1: MLTRKPSAAAPAAYPTGRGGDSAVRQLQASPGLGAGAPRSGVGTGPPSPIALPPLRASNAATAAHTIGGSKHTMNDHLHVSSHGQIQVQQLFEDNSNKRTVLTTQPNGLTTVGKTGLPVVPERQLESIHRRQGSSTSLKSLEGMGKVKATPMTPEQAMKQYMQKLTSFEHHEIFSYPEIYFLGPNAKKRQGMTGGPNNGGYDDDQGSYVQVPHDHVAYRYEVLKVIGKGSFGQVVKAYDHKVHQHVALKMVRNEKRFHRQAAEEIRILEHLRKQDKDNTMNVIHMLENFTFRNHICMTFELLSMNLYELIKKNKFQGFSLPLVRKFAHSILQCLDALHKNRIIHCDLKPENILLKQQGRSGIKVIDFGSSCYEHQRVYTYIQSRFYRAPEVILGARYGMPIDMWSLGCILAELLTGYPLLPGEDEGDQLACMIELLGMPSQKLLDASKRAKNFVSSKGYPRYCTVTTLSDGSVVLNGGRSRRGKLRGPPESREWGNALKGCDDPLFLDFLKQCLEWDPAVRMTPGQALRHPWLRRRLPKPPTGEKTSVKRITESTGAITSISKLPPPSSSASKLRTNLAQMTDANGNIQQRTVLPKLVS; this comes from the exons ATGTTAACCAGGAAACCTTCGGCCGCCGCTCCCGCCGCCTACCCGACCG GCCGAGGAGGGGACAGCGCCGTCCGCCAGCTTCAGGCTTCCCCGGGGCTTGGTGCGGGGGCCCCCCGGAGCGGAGTGGGGACCGGCCCGCCCTCCCCCATCGCCCTGCCGCCTCTCCGAGCCAGCAACGCTGCCACCGCAGCCCACACG ATTGGCGGCAGTAAGCACACAATGAATGACCACCTACACGTCAGCAGCCACGGACAGATCCAGGTTCAGCAGCTGTTTGAGGATAACAGTAACAAGCGGACAGTGCTCACGACACAACCAAATGGGCTTACCACGGTGGGCAAAACGGGGTTGCCCGTGGTGCCGGAGCGGCAGCTGGAGAGCATCCACAGACGGCAGGGGAGTTCCACCTCTCTGAAGTCTCTGGAAGGCATGGGGAAGGTGAAAGCCACACCCATGACGCCTGAGCAAGCAATGAAGCAATACATGCAAAAACTAACCAGCTTTGAACACCATGAGATTTTCAGCTACCCTGAAATATATTTCTTGGGTCCAAATGCAAAGAAGCGCCAGGGCATGACAGGCGGGCCCAACAACGGTGGCTACGATGACGACCAGGGATCCTACGTGCAGGTGCCCCACGATCACGTGGCTTACAGGTACGAGGTCCTCAAGGTCATTGGGAAGGGGAGCTTTGGGCAGGTGGTCAAGGCCTATGACCACAAAGTCCACCAGCACGTGGCCCTGAAGATGGTGCGGAACGAGAAGCGCTTCCACCGGCAGGCGGCCGAGGAGATCCGCATCCTGGAGCATCTGCGCAAGCAGGACAAGGACAACACCATGAACGTCATCCACATGCTGGAGAACTTCACCTTCCGCAACCACATCTGCATGACGTTCGAGCTGCTCAGCATGAACCTCTATGAGCTCATCAAGAAGAACAAGTTCCAGGGCTTTAGTCTGCCTCTGGTTCGCAAGTTCGCCCACTCCATCCTGCAGTGCCTGGACGCTTTGCACAAAAACAGGATAATTCACTGTGACTTGAAGCCTGAGAACATTTTGTTGAAGCAGCAGGGTAGAAGCGGGATTAAAGTGATTGATTTTGGCTCCAGTTGTTACGAGCACCAGCGGGTCTACACATACATCCAATCCCGTTTCTACCGGGCCCCGGAAGTGATCCTCGGCGCCAGGTATGGCATGCCCATCGACATGTGGAGCCTGGGCTGCATCCTCGCAGAGCTCCTGACTGGTTACCCTCTCTTGCCTGGGGAGGATGAAGGGGACCAGCTGGCCTGTATGATTGAACTGCTGGGCATGCCCTCCCAGAAACTGCTGGATGCATCCAAACGAGCCAAAAATTTTGTGAGCTCCAAGGGTTATCCCCGTTACTGCACTGTCACGACTCTCTCAGATGGCTCTGTGGTTCTCAATGGTGGCCGCTCCCGGAGAGGGAAACTGAGGGGCCCACCAGAGAGCAGAGAGTGGGGGAATGCACTGAAGGGGTGTGACGATCCCCTCTTCCTTGACTTCTTAAAACAGTGTTTAGAATGGGATCCTGCAGTTCGCATGACCCCTGGCCAGGCTTTGCGGCACCCCTGGCTGAGGAGGCGGCTGCCAAAGCCTCCGACGGGGGAGAAGACGTCTGTGAAGAGGATCACCGAGAGCACTGGTGCTATCACATCCATTTCCAAGTTACCTCCACCTTCCAGCTCAGCTTCCAAACTGAGGACTAATCTGGCACAGATGACAGATGCCAATGGGAATATTCAGCAGAGGACAGTATTGCCAAAACTGGTTAGCTGA